From one Rhodamnia argentea isolate NSW1041297 chromosome 1, ASM2092103v1, whole genome shotgun sequence genomic stretch:
- the LOC115747803 gene encoding uncharacterized protein LOC115747803 isoform X1 has product MAAKKVIAICQSGGEFVADQDGTLSYNGGEAYAIDIDQQTQLNDFRAEVAEMFNCGADAMTIKYFLPGNKKTLITISKDKDLQRMVSFLGDSGTVDVFVMSEEAAARNLSNMPASRSSRTTVSEQVVPLVVPVDAAYDNMSDRLDLDVCDGRPLCSIPAGSSDEQHRRAALQWENTITGIDQRFNSFSEFREALHKYSIAHGFAYRYKKNDSHRVSVKCKSEGCPWRIYASRLATTQLVCIKKMNAEHTCEGATVKAGYRATRGWVGSIIKEKLKVSPNYRPKDIADDIRREYGIQLNYSQAWRAKEIAREQLQGSYKEAYKLLPFFCDKIKETNPGSFATFTTKEDSSFHRLFVSFHASISGFQQGCRPLLFLDSTVLNSKYQGMLLSATSIDGDDGIFPVAIAVVDDENEDNWHWFLQELKSAIATSQQITFVADFQNGLKKSLAEIFDNCYHGYCLRHLVEKLNKDLKGQFSHEARRFMINDFYTAAHAPRLEGFQHAVENIRGISPDAYNWVVQSEPEHWANAFFTGARYDHMTSNFGQEFYSWVSEAHELPITQMIDTLRGRMMESLYTRRVESSQWVSKLTPSKEEKLQMEASLSHSLQVLHSEGSTFEVRGDTVDIVDIDHWDCSCKGWQLTGLPCCHAIAVFECMDRSIYDYCSRYFAVETYRLTYVESINPVPNVDKPVLSESAEAVVTVTPPPTKRPPGRPKMKQFESVDLIKRQLQCSNCKGLGHNKKTCRATSQSTLIGVFR; this is encoded by the exons ATGGCGGCGAAGAAAGTAATAGCGATATGCCAGTCGGGGGGCGAGTTCGTGGCCGATCAGGACGGGACGTTATCCTACAATGGGGGCGAGGCGTATGCGATCGATATCGATCAGCAGACTCAGCTGAATGACTTCCGGGCGGAGGTCGCCGAGATGTTCAATTGCGGCGCCGACGCGATGACGATCAAGTACTTCCTCCCGGGTAACAAGAAGACTTTGATTACGATCTCGAAAGATAAGGACTTGCAACGAATGGTGAGCTTCCTTGGCGATTCCGGCACCGTCGATGTGTTCGTAATGTCGGAGGAAGCTGCGGCTCGAAATCTGTCCAACATGCCTGCTAGTAG GTCGAGCAGAACGACGGTGTCGGAGCAGGTTGTCCCTCTGGTAGTGCCTGTTGATGCAGCCTACGACAACATGAGCGACCGGCTTGACTTGGATGTGTGCGACGGGCGCCCTTTATGCAGCATTCCCGCGGGTTCCAGTGATGAACAGCATCGTAGAGCTGCATTGCAGTGGGAGAATACCATCACGGGTATAGATCAAAGGTTTAATAGCTTTAGTGAGTTCAGAGAAGCCTTGCATAAATACTCGATTGCGCACGGCTTTGCTTACAGATATAAGAAGAATGACAGTCATCGTGTTAGCGTAAAATGCAAGTCCGAGGGTTGTCCATGGAGGATATATGCGTCTAGGCTAGCAACAACTCAGTTGGTTTGCATCAAGAAAATGAATGCAGAACATACATGCGAAGGAGCCACTGTTAAAGCTGGATATCGGGCAACAAGAGGTTGGGTTGGGAGCATTATAAAGGAAAAGTTGAAAGTTTCTCCAAATTATAGGCCAAAAGACATTGCTGATGATATCCGGAGGGAGTATGGTATTCAATTGAATTATTCTCAAGCATGGCGTGCAAAAGAAATTGCGAGGGAGCAGCTTCAAGGCTCCTATAAAGAGGCTTATAaacttttgccctttttctgtGATAAGATAAAGGAAACGAATCCAGGCAGCTTCGCTACCTTTACGACCAAGGAGGACTCGAGCTTTCACCGTCTATTTGTCTCATTTCATGCCTCAATATCCGGTTTCCAACAGGGTTGTCGCCCTCTCCTGTTTCTTGATAGCACAGTTCTTAACTCAAAATACCAGGGAATGCTCTTGTCTGCAACATCTATTGATGGGGATGACGGAATTTTTCCTGTAGCTATTGCCGTAGTAGATGATGAAAATGAGGATAACTGGCATTGGTTTTTGCAAGAGCTGAAATCTGCAATTGCCACCTCTCAGCAGATCACTTTTGTTGCAGATTTTCAGAATGGTTTAAAGAAATCTCTGGCTGAGATATTTGACAACTGCTACCACGGCTACTGCCTGCGCCATCTTGTTGAAAAACTTAACAAGGATTTGAAGGGGCAGTTTTCTCATGAAGCAAGGCGATTCATGATTAATGATTTTTATACTGCAGCTCATGCGCCAAGGCTTGAGGGTTTTCAGCATGCAGTTGAGAACATAAGGGGTATATCTCCCGATGCTTACAATTGGGTTGTACAGAGTGAGCCAGAGCATTGGGCGAATGCATTCTTCACGGGAGCAAGGTATGACCACATGACATCAAACTTCGGGCAAGAGTTCTATAGTTGGGTATCAGAGGCACACGAACTGCCGATCACACAGATGATTGATACTTTGCGAGGAAGGATGATGGAATCCTTATATACACGCCGAGTTGAATCCAGTCAGTGGGTGTCAAAGTTAACCCCATCTAAGGAGGAGAAGCTCCAAATGGAAGCTTCACTGTCGCATTCACTTCAGGTGTTACACTCGGAAGGTAGCACCTTTGAAGTTCGTGGAGATACTGTTGATATTGTCGATATCGATCATTGGGACTGCAGCTGTAAGGGATGGCAACTTACAGGTTTGCCCTGTTGCCATGCTATTGCCGTCTTTGAGTGCATGGATAGAAGCATTTATGACTACTGCTCCAGATACTTCGCAGTTGAAACTTACCGCCTTACCTACGTCGAGTCAATAAATCCCGTCCCGAATGTAGATAAGCCAGTTTTGAGTGAATCAGCTGAAGCAGTTGTTACCGTGACTCCTCCTCCTACCAAACGGCCACCTGGGCGACCAAAGATGAAGCAGTTTGAATCAGTAGACTTGATTAAACGCCAACTCCAGTGCAGCAACTGCAAAGGTCTCGGCCACAATAAAAAGACGTGCAGGGCCACTTCCCAGTCCACATT GATTGGGGTTTTCCGCTGA
- the LOC115747803 gene encoding uncharacterized protein LOC115747803 isoform X2 — MAAKKVIAICQSGGEFVADQDGTLSYNGGEAYAIDIDQQTQLNDFRAEVAEMFNCGADAMTIKYFLPGNKKTLITISKDKDLQRMVSFLGDSGTVDVFVMSEEAAARNLSNMPASRSSRTTVSEQVVPLVVPVDAAYDNMSDRLDLDVCDGRPLCSIPAGSSDEQHRRAALQWENTITGIDQRFNSFSEFREALHKYSIAHGFAYRYKKNDSHRVSVKCKSEGCPWRIYASRLATTQLVCIKKMNAEHTCEGATVKAGYRATRGWVGSIIKEKLKVSPNYRPKDIADDIRREYGIQLNYSQAWRAKEIAREQLQGSYKEAYKLLPFFCDKIKETNPGSFATFTTKEDSSFHRLFVSFHASISGFQQGCRPLLFLDSTVLNSKYQGMLLSATSIDGDDGIFPVAIAVVDDENEDNWHWFLQELKSAIATSQQITFVADFQNGLKKSLAEIFDNCYHGYCLRHLVEKLNKDLKGQFSHEARRFMINDFYTAAHAPRLEGFQHAVENIRGISPDAYNWVVQSEPEHWANAFFTGARYDHMTSNFGQEFYSWVSEAHELPITQMIDTLRGRMMESLYTRRVESSQWVSKLTPSKEEKLQMEASLSHSLQVLHSEGSTFEVRGDTVDIVDIDHWDCSCKGWQLTGLPCCHAIAVFECMDRSIYDYCSRYFAVETYRLTYVESINPVPNVDKPVLSESAEAVVTVTPPPTKRPPGRPKMKQFESVDLIKRQLQCSNCKGLGHNKKTCRATSQSTL; from the exons ATGGCGGCGAAGAAAGTAATAGCGATATGCCAGTCGGGGGGCGAGTTCGTGGCCGATCAGGACGGGACGTTATCCTACAATGGGGGCGAGGCGTATGCGATCGATATCGATCAGCAGACTCAGCTGAATGACTTCCGGGCGGAGGTCGCCGAGATGTTCAATTGCGGCGCCGACGCGATGACGATCAAGTACTTCCTCCCGGGTAACAAGAAGACTTTGATTACGATCTCGAAAGATAAGGACTTGCAACGAATGGTGAGCTTCCTTGGCGATTCCGGCACCGTCGATGTGTTCGTAATGTCGGAGGAAGCTGCGGCTCGAAATCTGTCCAACATGCCTGCTAGTAG GTCGAGCAGAACGACGGTGTCGGAGCAGGTTGTCCCTCTGGTAGTGCCTGTTGATGCAGCCTACGACAACATGAGCGACCGGCTTGACTTGGATGTGTGCGACGGGCGCCCTTTATGCAGCATTCCCGCGGGTTCCAGTGATGAACAGCATCGTAGAGCTGCATTGCAGTGGGAGAATACCATCACGGGTATAGATCAAAGGTTTAATAGCTTTAGTGAGTTCAGAGAAGCCTTGCATAAATACTCGATTGCGCACGGCTTTGCTTACAGATATAAGAAGAATGACAGTCATCGTGTTAGCGTAAAATGCAAGTCCGAGGGTTGTCCATGGAGGATATATGCGTCTAGGCTAGCAACAACTCAGTTGGTTTGCATCAAGAAAATGAATGCAGAACATACATGCGAAGGAGCCACTGTTAAAGCTGGATATCGGGCAACAAGAGGTTGGGTTGGGAGCATTATAAAGGAAAAGTTGAAAGTTTCTCCAAATTATAGGCCAAAAGACATTGCTGATGATATCCGGAGGGAGTATGGTATTCAATTGAATTATTCTCAAGCATGGCGTGCAAAAGAAATTGCGAGGGAGCAGCTTCAAGGCTCCTATAAAGAGGCTTATAaacttttgccctttttctgtGATAAGATAAAGGAAACGAATCCAGGCAGCTTCGCTACCTTTACGACCAAGGAGGACTCGAGCTTTCACCGTCTATTTGTCTCATTTCATGCCTCAATATCCGGTTTCCAACAGGGTTGTCGCCCTCTCCTGTTTCTTGATAGCACAGTTCTTAACTCAAAATACCAGGGAATGCTCTTGTCTGCAACATCTATTGATGGGGATGACGGAATTTTTCCTGTAGCTATTGCCGTAGTAGATGATGAAAATGAGGATAACTGGCATTGGTTTTTGCAAGAGCTGAAATCTGCAATTGCCACCTCTCAGCAGATCACTTTTGTTGCAGATTTTCAGAATGGTTTAAAGAAATCTCTGGCTGAGATATTTGACAACTGCTACCACGGCTACTGCCTGCGCCATCTTGTTGAAAAACTTAACAAGGATTTGAAGGGGCAGTTTTCTCATGAAGCAAGGCGATTCATGATTAATGATTTTTATACTGCAGCTCATGCGCCAAGGCTTGAGGGTTTTCAGCATGCAGTTGAGAACATAAGGGGTATATCTCCCGATGCTTACAATTGGGTTGTACAGAGTGAGCCAGAGCATTGGGCGAATGCATTCTTCACGGGAGCAAGGTATGACCACATGACATCAAACTTCGGGCAAGAGTTCTATAGTTGGGTATCAGAGGCACACGAACTGCCGATCACACAGATGATTGATACTTTGCGAGGAAGGATGATGGAATCCTTATATACACGCCGAGTTGAATCCAGTCAGTGGGTGTCAAAGTTAACCCCATCTAAGGAGGAGAAGCTCCAAATGGAAGCTTCACTGTCGCATTCACTTCAGGTGTTACACTCGGAAGGTAGCACCTTTGAAGTTCGTGGAGATACTGTTGATATTGTCGATATCGATCATTGGGACTGCAGCTGTAAGGGATGGCAACTTACAGGTTTGCCCTGTTGCCATGCTATTGCCGTCTTTGAGTGCATGGATAGAAGCATTTATGACTACTGCTCCAGATACTTCGCAGTTGAAACTTACCGCCTTACCTACGTCGAGTCAATAAATCCCGTCCCGAATGTAGATAAGCCAGTTTTGAGTGAATCAGCTGAAGCAGTTGTTACCGTGACTCCTCCTCCTACCAAACGGCCACCTGGGCGACCAAAGATGAAGCAGTTTGAATCAGTAGACTTGATTAAACGCCAACTCCAGTGCAGCAACTGCAAAGGTCTCGGCCACAATAAAAAGACGTGCAGGGCCACTTCCCAGTCCACATTGTAA